One region of Pan paniscus chromosome 5, NHGRI_mPanPan1-v2.0_pri, whole genome shotgun sequence genomic DNA includes:
- the IER3 gene encoding radiation-inducible immediate-early gene IEX-1: MCHSRSCHPTMTILQAPTPAPSTNPGPRRGSGPEIFTFDPLPEPAAAPAGRPSASRGHRKRSRRVLYPRVVRRQLPVEEPNPAKRLLFLLLTIVFCQILMAEEGVPAPLPPEDAPNAASLAPTPVSPVLEPFNLTSEPSDYALDLSTFLQQHPAAF, translated from the exons ATGTGTCACTCTCGCAGCTGCCACCCGACCATGACCATCCTGCAGGCCCCGACCCCGGCCCCCTCCACCAACCCGGGACCCCGGCGGGGCTCCGGTCCTGAGATCTTCACCTTCGACCCTCTCCCGGAGCCCGCAGCGGCCCCTGCCGGGCGCCCCAGCGCCTCTCGCGGGCACCGAAAGCGCAGCCGCAGGGTTCTCTACCCTCGAGTG GTCCGGCGCCAGCTGCCAGTCGAGGAACCGAACCCAGCCAAAAGGCTTCTCTTTCTGCTGCTCACCATCGTCTTCTGCCAGATCCTGATGGCTGAAGAGGGTGTGCCGGCGCCCCTGCCTCCAGAGGACGCCCCTAACGCCGCATCCCTGGCGCCCACCCCTGTGTCCCCCGTCCTCGAGCCCTTTAATCTGACTTCGGAGCCCTCGGACTACGCTCTGGACCTCAGCACTTTCCTCCAGCAACACCCGGCCGCCTTCTAA